The segment GGCACCCACAGCATGAGTGGGTTGGCGACCCCAGACAGCAATcgggagaagaaaagaacactgcTGCAGTTCCTCTCAGACCACTTCCATGACGTCCAGACTCTGAGAGAGTACTTGCTCCAGAAACAGATCTCAAAAGTCAGCATGGAGAATCGGTGAGAACCTATGGCTGACAAGACCCCGGGGAGACACTGCTGGCCAGACCTCCCAGCCAGAGCCCCAGCTCCTGTTCCAGTCAGTCCCAGGCCAGGCTCTGGCTTCCACTGCCGGCATTACAAGTTCACATCTTCATCTCTGGCCCATTCCTTCTctaagactcactatataggcaCTTCCACCACAGCTGTGCTTGGGGGTCAAGCTGACTTCTAGACATACAGCTCAAATTTCTCCATTTAGAAGAAATCTTACCCTTAAGctgccaccatccaaagagtagaTACCACCGGCCACCCAGTTGTTAAGGGTGAATTTTAAGGCCCTTTCTTTGGCCTCTCTCTGCCTTAACATCTAGTCCATCAGTGCTAGAGGATTCCCAGGGTCAGTTCCTGGGTTCCCACCACTTCACTGCGTGGCCTGCTCTGATATCTTTCATTTTAAGGTTattgtcttagtgttctattgccatgagaagacaccatggccaaggcagcttttaaatcatttaaatggtggcttgcctacagtttcagaaggttagTCTATGACTATCCTGGTGAGAGCATGGTCACAAGCTAGCATGGtcctttgaaatctcaaagcccgaccccagtgacacacttcctccaacaaggccacacctgcctcttaatcctttccaaacagttctaccaacagggaaccaagcattcaaagatGAGCCCGTGGGTGCTGCCCTGATTCCTGCCAGTGCAGTCAGTTATGATGTCAGCTGGGAATCAAAGTGGGAATACTGCAAGGGCCCCCTTTACTGCCGAGCAGAGCCAGCTCCAGCctcactgttgttttgtttttgagagaggctGTCACATTGCTTGGGCCTGCTGGCCCCAAGCTCCTGATCCTCCACACCTGGCCAAGAAGTGACTTTTAACATCTACTGTAAATGAGCCTCCACAGTCAGGCTGCCCAGTTTATCCACATCTCAGAACTGGTGCTCTGGGATTGGCTTCTGTTCAACAGAGGCACAGACAGTTGTCAGCTTTGGTCTCCACTGTGATCCCGGCACATGGCACTTGATGGTGTGCAGATCTGCAGCCAGGCTGGTCTGTATTTGCTTGGTGCCCTGTGGTCTGCCCCTCAACACAATGGCGCACCGTGAGGGGTCCCAGGCTTcacctctgctctcatttttctCTGCAGATCCTACAGGAAGATCCAGGAGAGATACGGCCCATACATCACAGGTGCTCAGTTCATCCTGAAGCAGGGAGGCGCAGTGAAGTACGGCAGCAGTGGTGATGGGGTGTGGGAGCGGGGCAGGGGGCCTCTGCTGTCTGATGGCTGACCtcagtttatcatttgaaagGAGCTGGCTGGCAGTCAGCCTAGCCAGACTGGCAAGCTCTGGATTCAGTGAGCGGTCCTGTTTCAAAACACAGTGGGAAAGCACCTGATGGAGACGCCCTGCTGGCCACTGGCTCACATGCGTGCACTTGGATATGCACAAAGACtgcaaacgcacacacacaaatacatttaaattaaCAGCAGCCCTTTAACCCCAGTGCCTGGGGACAGAGGCAGCTGGCTCCCTGTGAGTGCTaggccagccatggctacatCTTAAAACcccctctttaaaaaataattaaggggttggggatttagctcagtggtagagcacttgcctagcaagcgcaaggccctgggttcggtccccggctccgaaaaaaaaagaaaagaaaaaaaaattaaaaaaactatgtACAGCCAGACGTGGTGTCACACGCCTTTaaaaccagcactcaggaggcagaggcagtcggatctctgtttgagcccagcctggtctacagagtgagttccaggacagctagggctaaaGGCAGAAGGAAGGTTTCTCAGCTGGGTGGTGGGTGTGCCTGTGACCCCAGGGCTGGAAAACAGCTGCAGGTGCATCAGTGTCTCCTGGCTGGACATGGGGCATGCGCCTGTGAGCCTAGCTGctttggaggctgaagcagaattATAAATTCTGAGCTACATAACAAGAtccgagaccctgtctcagaagagaaAGTCTTTTTGaatcttctccttccttccttgttttcctgaatccccaaggccagcctcagcctcccaaacacTGGGCTTTCAGGCATGTGGTTGTGCCCACCTCAGCCCCAACTCTAATGCTGAGCAATATCGGGCTTGTGGTGTCCTGTGTGAAGGGGTAAGTAGAGTGCCATCTTGCCACCATTGCCAGATGGCCACCCCATGGGAAGCTGGGCAGTGACCCTCAGCTGACTCCGCATTCTAGGTTTCAGGGCAGGGATTGGATCCGGCCAAATGACCGTGGCCATTCTATTGCCGAGCTCCAgaaggtgcctgtggaggctgtggATGCCAGTGGCTGTGCCATCAACTACCAGGGCCTCAGTAACCTCTGTGAGTGGCCAGAATGGGTGGGCTTCCCTTTGGCCTTGGGCTCCAGAAAGGCCCCTGGTGCCACCTGCCTTCTTACTCACCAGTGCCCCTGAAGGAGCTGCAGTTCCTGTCCCTTCAGCGCTGCCCCAACTTGGATGACTGGTGCCTCAGCCGCCTCTACCTACTGGCTGGTTCACTGCAGGAGCTCTCTCTGGCTGGGTGCCCCAGAATCTCAGAACGAGGCCTTGCCTGTCTCCACCACCTCCAGTAAGATCTCTGCTCAGGCTGGCACAGGGCACAGTCGGGAGGGGGTCTTTGGTGCTACTAGCCACCTGCCTGTACCCTGATCTCACCCTCGGGGTACGTGAGCACAACTGAGCACTGTGTCTGGAGAAGGGTTCAGCGACTCCTGGCTTTGCTTCCTTTGTATATGGATGAAACTATGCTAGTTACACTGCTGTGGGAGAGTAGAACCATATTTATTGTTAGCTGTGAATTCCTCATACTTAGGTAGCCATAGTTTTCCTGGAGAGCCAGGGCTGTGGGTCAGCAGTAGAATCCACTAATCTGTGGGTTCCTTCCTTAGCAAGTGCAtacgcagacagacagacacacagaataaaaagagACGCTACCAGTTGTAATTAGGGTcggagcacacacatgcatggatgcCACTCACGTCTGTCTTTCTTGCCCCTTCAGGAACCTCCGCAGGCTGGACATCTCAGACCTCCCTGCCGTGTCCCACCCAGGTCTTACTCAGATCCTAGTGGAAGAGATGTTGCCCCATTGTGAGGTCCTTGGAGTTGATTGGGCCAAGAGTCTGAAGCTGGGGCCAGACGATCAACCTCCCGACACATCTAGTCCTCTCTCTTCCTAGCCTGTGGCCTGGCTCTTGAAGAGTCTTTTGGGCTTTGTGGGGTGTCTGAAGTCTCTCATACTCTGGCTTCTGGTGTAGTTCATTCAGCACGGAGGAGCACGGGCAGATAAGAAGACTGAATCAAGATGGACTCATAGCTGCATGCAGCTCCATATTTTCCCATTATCCCTGTTTGTCAAGATTTCGCCCACTCTCCCCATACATGTTGACAAACTAACATGAGACAGTGGTAGTTCTTCCCGCTGCCTACACTGGCTAAAGACCAGCAGCACCCAAGCCCCATGACATTACCCACTGATTTACTGACTTGCACCTTCAAATGTGGGTGTCCAAGTGTGTCTGCCTACCCACCCCGAAATGGAGATGAGAAAATATTCTCTTCATCTGGCACAACAGATTTGGTCAGTAGAGGGCGCTGGAGAGAATCCAAAGTGAAGAGGACTGCAGGGACGGAAAGTGTACAGCGTGTAGCAGGGCAGTTCCCCAGCACCCAGACTGCTGGGTGGCCAGCAGCTTCCCCTGGCACCCCTGTTACCAGTGGCTCTGTCATGACTCCAATACACCACTGAAATGTGTGGTTCTTTAAATTTCCGCTATCACATTACCCCCTGGCTTTCCCTCCCAGCTGGATCCAGATGGCCCCAGATGCAAAGTTCTGGGGATAAAGAGTCAAGATGGGTCTGGGAGGTCTGGGTCTTCATGCATGGGCACAGCAGTAAGTTCCTTGCTGAAAAAATAAACACAGGATGCCATAAATCCTGTCATGCAGGGCATCCCAGACGACCTGTGGTGGATGCCAAGCTGCCAACTGCAGCATGTGCCGGCCAACAGctgtggctgaagagatggctttggGTGCTGGCATTTTGAGGAGGGGTGCATGTGTCAGAGCTCCCGTGATAACCCCAGAAGCTCATTCATGGAATGGAGTCGGACTCATAATCAGGCCTTGTCCCTTGTCCCCACCCATTTCAAGGCTATTTTGCCAATACCAAGGAACCACCAGAACCATCCTAGTGATAGCCTTGACTGGGCCCCGGCTTTGAAAGGAATGCccattattaaagatttatttgttcatttgtatgtgtgttggaTGGAAGTGTACCACATTGGGTTCAGTGCCCACATGATCCAGAAggaggcattggatccctggaattaaagttacaggtggttatgagctgtgggttctgggaatcaaacctaggtcctctgcaagagcaaaactTGCTCTTAAATATTGATGAGCTCtcttgtctacatagaaagttccaggacagctaatgCTACATAGTATGAAATTCCATCTCAAATACATatctatgcatgcatacatgaatgtatacacacatcCTCTATTGCTAACAAATCCACAAAACCTAGGACAGAGCTTGGAGAGGAGCCTGCTAGGCTCCAGCTGATAAGAACAAGAGAGGGGTAGCACAGCTCAGTGACCGCATGCACAGCGCTACCGGTACTAATCAGTACTTTCTCTCTGGTTAGTTGGCTAACTGACTGGAACATGGACCAGCCAATACCCTGCAGTTGGTAAAGCCAAGAAACGAGAAATGCCCAGGTCAGACATGGGACCAGATAATGAAAGTGCCCCAAACTATGCTCTCCCCAAAGCAATCTTCAACCCCCAACCCTTCATTACTCTGTCCTGTGTTCTTGTACATCACAGCTTTCTACTGGGCCCTCCTGGTTCCAGTAGCTGTGTGGCGGCTTCTGGTTGGGTCTAGGCTGCACACCAGTCCTGCTTCCTGGGAGACTGTAAGGCCCCAAGAGACTGGTATCAGTCACAGAGCCTTCAGCGCCCTGAGGGAGATGAGCCAGTAGTGCTCTGAGGCCTTGACAGCCTCTCCCAAGGCCCTAGGCTAGGCTGGGCTTGGCCAGGCCTGGCCCTTGGCTATCTTCCTCACTCTAGCCCGTACTTATTCCATTAACGTTCACCATTTCCTCCCCACTCTCTTCCTCCATCTGTTCCCACGGGCTCCATTATTCAAACTTGGAGGGAGGAAATCGGGGCTGGAAAGATAACAGACTCTGGCCTCTGGTACACTGAGTTCCTTTTATATCTGGACAGTCCTCCAAACCAGGTAGGCTGCAAAGGGTCAACCGGGGCTTCGGGGTGGGGAGCGGGCTTCCTCCCAACCCAGGTCCCGGGAGATATGGGAAGGCCCTACCTGCTGGCCTCCGCAGACTGCTGGCAAAGACTCAATAGCAGAGGCCCTAGGGCCGGGATGTAAACACAGTCAGACACCCTCCTGCCCCAGGGGCGGGGCATAAAGCCCAGAGCATCATAGGGCGGGGCCCCTCCCAGCTGGATGGAGGTGGAAGGGACTGCTGGTGGCTCCTGCACAAGTTGGAGGAGGTGCAGGCCCTAACTAGGGGGTTCTCTCAGTGCACCTCACTTCATCGCCTTCTATTGCTCTCGTGTGGCCCCCCCTTGCCTCCTCGCTCTCCCTGGACTTTTCCTCTCTGGGTCCTCCTCCGAGCACTCCCTGGTTAGTCAAGTTCTGTTCCGACCTCTTCCACCTGTGCGTCTTTCTCttgccttcctctttctctgttctagTTGCCTGCCAAGGTCTCCCACATTTTTCTCCCCCTCGACATCCCTCCACCCCCTCGCGGCCCCTGCAAACACCACACACTCCTACCCCACCCCGCTCACAGCACAGTCACGACGCTTTCGGGCGGTGGCCTCGAACTAGCCCCTTGGCCTCTCTTCTCTTTGCTCGTTGGGACCGCCCTTGCAGGTCCGCGGCTTTGACCACCCCTAAACCTTTCCCGCAGTCTCACCAGAAAACCAGCCCTAACTCGCCAGGACGCGTCTCCCTGTCTGCCTCCCCTTCCCGGCCCCGCCCCGGCTCCTCCCGGCCCCAGGGGCCCTCTCGCCCGCCCCTCCAGACTCGCAGCGCGGGCTGGGCCGGCAGCCGAGGACGCACAGCTTCGAAGAGGGAGTCCGGGCAGAGCTTGACCCGAGGACCCCCCAGAGCTGGCGGAAGCTGGACTCAGAGGTACCTGGGGCCCCAGGCCCTGGGGTGGGGTTACTGGAGGAGGTAGGTAGGtttccaagaaggtaaaaagGAGTTTCCCCGGGGAGTTGGGACTCCTGAAGAGCGAGGAGTGAGGGAAAGGGAGTAGGAACAGCGTTGGAGCGATACTGCAAACAGATACAACACCTTAACTACaggaaaaggggaagaagggggcGGGGGAGGCAGTGTTCATCTAGGATAATGTTAACAGTTGGGTACAGTGGGTCAGTCTGCCTAGGGTCAGGGTTTCAGAAGTCATTACTGGAACTGGGTAAGACCTAGGCTGCTTGACTGGACTTTGCTGGGCCCTCTTTGGAGATCCACTCTGCACCCTAAAGACTTCTGTGGCTCCTTGTGACTCTTGCAGCCCCACCAGTGGCCCTTTCCCTGGGCCGGGTCATGCGTTGCCGCAAGTGCCAGCTCTGCCTGTCAGCACTGCTCACACTCCTGGGCCTCAAAGTATACATCGAGTGGACATCTGAGTCCTGGCTTAAAAAGGCTGAACCCCGGGGCGCTCTGCCCAGTCCAACGCCACCAAGTGCTGAGCCCACCTTGCCCACCAACCTCTCAGCACGCCTGGGTCAGACTGGCCCACTGTCCTCTGCTTATTGGAACCAGCAGCAGCGGCAACTGGGCGTCCTGCCGAGTTCGGACTGTCAGACTTGGGGGAGTGTTGCTGCCTCAGAGATCTTGGACTTCATCCTGTACCCCCAAGACCTTCGGCGCTTCTTGCTGTCAGCAGCCTGTAGGAGCTTCCCGCTATGGCTGCCTGCAGGAGAAGGCAGCCCGGTGGCCAGCTGCTCTGATAAGGATGTACCCTACTTGCTACTGGCTGTCAAATCAGAACCAGGACACTTTGCAGCAAGGCAGGCTGTGAGGGAGACCTGGGGCAGCCCAGTTGCTGGGACCCGGTTACTCTTCCTGCTGGGGTCCCCACTAGGAATGGGGGGGCCTGACCTAACATCACTGGTGACGTGGGAGAGCCGGCGCTATGGTGACCTACTGCTCTGGGACTTCCTGGATGTTCCCTACAACCGGACACTGAAagacctgctgctgctgacctggctgagccaccactgccccaaggtcagttTCGTCCTGCAGGTTCAGGACAATGCCTTTGTCCACATCCCAGCCCTGCTGGAGCACCTGCAGGCTCTGCCACCTACCTGGGCCCGCAGCCTCTACCTGGGTGAGGTCTTCACCCAGGCCAAACCACTTCGCAAGCCCGGAGGACCCTTCTATGTGCCGAAGACCTTCTTTGAAGGTGACTACCCAGCCTATGCAAGTGGGGGTGGCTACGTCATCTCGGGGCGCCTGGCTCCCTGGCTGCTGCAGGCAGCAGCCCGAGTAGCGCCCTTCCCCTTTGATGATGTCTACACTGGTTTCTGCTTCCGTGCCCTGGGCTTAGCGCCCCGTGCCCATCCAGGCTTCCTCACAGCCTGGCCAGCAGAGCGTACCAGGGACCCCTGCGCTGTACGAGGCCTGCTGCTGGTGCATCCAGTCAGCCCCCAGGACACCATTTGGCTCTGGAGACATCTGTGGGTTCCAGAGCTCCGGTGCTGATCCCCAGAGACaagctggggtggtggtgggggtgcgGGTGAGGGTGCTGACCTGGCCTGAGTCCCTCCCAAACCCTTCCCAGCCAAGAATGGGCAGGCCAGACAAGGTGGCAGACTATGTTCATCTACTTTCTGAATTTGAAAAAGTGTGTCCTTCCTACTCTGAGGTCAGGAGCTATTTTTTCTTCTGTGGGACTCTTGCAGGGAAGGCAGATGCTGCTGCCCCTCTACCCTCACACACGACACTTCCCAGCCTAGCCTAGCATGTTCCAGGGGTATCCTAGACACTTCACTGGACATCATGCATCTGCCAGCCCATGGAGCGCTCTCTCTGGAGGGGCCACGTGCCTCTCCACTGCCCTCAACCTTGGAACATTTATAGAAGGCTGGTGTGGTGGATACTCGGTAATCCCAGAACCAGAGGCTAAACAGGGTCATGGATTCCCAGTAAGTTACTGTGTAGATACACAAACAGACAACAGCCCTCCAAACCAAATCAGCCATGCTGGGCTCTCTcgtcccacacacacacacacacacacacacacacacacacacaccccagccccCAAACTTGACGAAACAGAGACCAGAGGAAGCAGAGTCAAAGGCAGAGCTGTGGTTTACTTACTCTGCCAATCAGCTATTTCTCTGAGCAAATCCAGGGCCACCCTGCCCAAAGGGTCTGCCCTGGCCCTGGTTCCTCCCCACCCCTAAAAGGCACTGTAACAGGTGAAGGGAGTGATGGAGCTGCAGCAATGGCTGCAAATGTGGTGCCCCAGTGAAGTAGCCTGGGGGAGCCGCAGTGCGTGCCACACTGGCTGCTCAGCACGTCAGCAGCACTGGTTAGCAGCGGGGGGCAGCGTCCTGCCGCCCCCCAGCTCCACTCAGAGCAGGACCACCTTGTGGTGGTTAGGGCCTCACTTGTCAAAGTGGTCCAGGGGGTAGTGCTCCCCGTAGGTCTGCAGGTGCCGAGCCAGGGACTCCTGCTGCCTGCGCAGCTGGGCAGGCATCTCCTGGTACACATCGGAGAAGAGGAGGCTTGGGTTGGGCTTTAGCTTCCGCTCAGCCTGTTCAAAGGCCTCCATCACCTGGGAGACACAAGAGAGTAAGAAGTGGCTGTCCCCTTCACCCTGCCCTCTCCCAAACACGACCCATGGTTCAGCCTCCCCCTTTGAGGCCTCAGCCTGATGTGAGCGAAGATTCCAGATCCCCAGCTCTGGCCTGCAGGGACCTGGCACTGCCCTGAGCAGCTCTACAATGGAGGGAACAAGAGTGCAGGGGCAGGATGCAGAGAAGGGAAAGGACTCCTCAGGGCGATGGAGCCAGGGTTGAGCTAGTAACCATGGTGTAGCCTGAGGCCAGAGCAGGCCATCATAACCCCACAGAGGATGACATTGGTTTCAGCCACAGCCCAGGTGGGGCACTGCACATGCCTGAAGTGAGTATCTCAGGAACTTAGAGACGACTTGCTCTGGGTTCCACTGTGAAGTCACTGAGGCCATATGGTGCAGGTGGCTTGGCTCCAGGGGCCACACAAGGTTGTGGATAAGGCTTGCCCCGGTCAGTGTGAACACCCAGGTCCTGCACTGTTCTCCTGGAGTGCTCCTGTGCAGTGGAGCACTCCCTGGGCTCCAGTGGGCCCTCACCTTCTTTCGTGACTGCTTCCGCCAGGCCTTCTCCTGTTCCTCATCCCACCAACCCTGGTTCAGCAGGTACTGCCTCAGTCTCGAGATCGGGTGGTCCTGCTTGTCCCAGTAATTGACCTCATCCACCGAACGGTACGCAGAGCTGTCGTCACTGGTGCTGTGGTGCCCGATCCTGCTCAGGGGAGGCAGTGTGGATCAGCTGGGGTGTGTCAGAAAAGGACACAGGAGTGATGTGGCACAAGGAAGGGAGTGCAAATGGGGCAGCAAGCATGTCTGAGGGCGCTGACAGAGCTGACAGAGCTGTGAGCTCCAGGgatgggagggaggcaggcaccTGTAGGTCATGGCCTCAATGAGGAAGGGCTGGTTCTCAGCCACAGCCCGCCGTCGGGCCTCCTTAGTGGCATTGTACACCGCAAACACATCGTTGCCGTCCACACGGATTGACATGATGCCATACCCAGGGCCCCGAGCCGCTGCGGGACAGAGAGAATGCCAATCAGGCctcagggagaaggagggaaagagcaGAGTGAAGGGTGTGCTTTTCTGTGCCTCCCGTGACCTCGAGGTCAGACACCATCAAGGAgagaacaggaaggagggcagcaaGAGAAGGGCCCTTACCTATGCCATCCCCACGGTACTGCTCAGAGGTTGGTGTGGAGATGGCATAGCCATTGTTCCGGCAGAAGAAGATGATAGGACACTCCAAGGTGGCAGCAAAATTGAAACCGGCGTGGGCATCCCCTTCACTGGCTGCCCCCTCGCCAAAGTAACAGATCACGATCTGATTGGCATTGGCCCGCTTGGCAGCATAGGCTGCCCCTACCGCTGCATGGGAACACAGATGAGGAAGTGTGAGTAGGAATAAGCCcgccctcctctcccttccttcctctctctgacccGCACACAGGCATaggcacacgtgcatgcacatgtgtgcacacacacatgtgtgtgcacacacatgcatgtacgcCCTCAGGCTTAGAAAGTTGTCTCTAGGTTCCCAGGGTGCATGGCCCCTGACTCCAGTCAGGCTTACATTTATACCATCTTCAAAGGACAGCCAGAACTGGACCTTCCACACCAGGGCCAGGCCACCAGCACCTCATATCCTAGTTACTGAGTAGCCCACTGACCCTTAATCTGTCATCCAAGGGATAGCCagggaactcttttttttttttttttttttttgttcttttttttccggag is part of the Rattus norvegicus strain BN/NHsdMcwi chromosome 1, GRCr8, whole genome shotgun sequence genome and harbors:
- the Dmac2 gene encoding distal membrane-arm assembly complex protein 2 isoform X1, whose amino-acid sequence is MAAPRAFLHLGAREWHGRARGTHSMSGLATPDSNREKKRTLLQFLSDHFHDVQTLREYLLQKQISKVSMENRSYRKIQERYGPYITGQPQPPKHWAFRHVVVPTSAPTLMLSNIGLVVSCVKGFQGRDWIRPNDRGHSIAELQKVPVEAVDASGCAINYQGLSNLLPLKELQFLSLQRCPNLDDWCLSRLYLLAGSLQELSLAGCPRISERGLACLHHLQNLRRLDISDLPAVSHPGLTQILVEEMLPHCEVLGVDWAKSLKLGPDDQPPDTSSPLSS
- the Bckdha gene encoding 2-oxoisovalerate dehydrogenase subunit alpha, mitochondrial isoform X3; its protein translation is MAVAMSAAKIWRPSRGLRQAALLLLGRPGARGLARFLPQEEVLKLYRSMTLLNTMDRILYESQRQGRISFYMTNYGEEGTHVGSAAALERTDLVFGQYREAGVLMYRDYPLELFMAQCYGNVSDPGKGRQMPVHYGCKERHFVTISSPLATQIPQAARGPGYGIMSIRVDGNDVFAVYNATKEARRRAVAENQPFLIEAMTYRIGHHSTSDDSSAYRSVDEVNYWDKQDHPISRLRQYLLNQGWWDEEQEKAWRKQSRKKVMEAFEQAERKLKPNPSLLFSDVYQEMPAQLRRQQESLARHLQTYGEHYPLDHFDK
- the Dmac2 gene encoding distal membrane-arm assembly complex protein 2 isoform X2, yielding MRFLHLGAREWHGRARGTHSMSGLATPDSNREKKRTLLQFLSDHFHDVQTLREYLLQKQISKVSMENRSYRKIQERYGPYITGQPQPPKHWAFRHVVVPTSAPTLMLSNIGLVVSCVKGFQGRDWIRPNDRGHSIAELQKVPVEAVDASGCAINYQGLSNLLPLKELQFLSLQRCPNLDDWCLSRLYLLAGSLQELSLAGCPRISERGLACLHHLQNLRRLDISDLPAVSHPGLTQILVEEMLPHCEVLGVDWAKSLKLGPDDQPPDTSSPLSS
- the Bckdha gene encoding 2-oxoisovalerate dehydrogenase subunit alpha, mitochondrial isoform X1, translated to MAVAMSAAKIWRPSRGLRQAALLLLGRPGARGLARFLPQEEVLKLYRSMTLLNTMDRILYESQRQGRISFYMTNYGEEGTHVGSAAALERTDLVFGQYREAGVLMYRDYPLELFMAQCYGNVSDPGKGRQMPVHYGCKERHFVTISSPLATQIPQAVGAAYAAKRANANQIVICYFGEGAASEGDAHAGFNFAATLECPIIFFCRNNGYAISTPTSEQYRGDGIAARGPGYGIMSIRVDGNDVFAVYNATKEARRRAVAENQPFLIEAMTYRIGHHSTSDDSSAYRSVDEVNYWDKQDHPISRLRQYLLNQGWWDEEQEKAWRKQSRKKVMEAFEQAERKLKPNPSLLFSDVYQEMPAQLRRQQESLARHLQTYGEHYPLDHFDK
- the Bckdha gene encoding 2-oxoisovalerate dehydrogenase subunit alpha, mitochondrial codes for the protein MAVAMSAAKIWRPSRGLRQAALLLLGRPGARGLARFHPSRQQQQQFPSLDDKPQFPGASAEFVDKLEFIQPNVISGIPIYRVMDRQGQIINPSEDPHLPQEEVLKLYRSMTLLNTMDRILYESQRQGRISFYMTNYGEEGTHVGSAAALERTDLVFGQYREAGVLMYRDYPLELFMAQCYGNVSDPGKGRQMPVHYGCKERHFVTISSPLATQIPQAVGAAYAAKRANANQIVICYFGEGAASEGDAHAGFNFAATLECPIIFFCRNNGYAISTPTSEQYRGDGIAARGPGYGIMSIRVDGNDVFAVYNATKEARRRAVAENQPFLIEAMTYRIGHHSTSDDSSAYRSVDEVNYWDKQDHPISRLRQYLLNQGWWDEEQEKAWRKQSRKKVMEAFEQAERKLKPNPSLLFSDVYQEMPAQLRRQQESLARHLQTYGEHYPLDHFDK
- the Dmac2 gene encoding distal membrane-arm assembly complex protein 2 isoform X3, encoding MSGLATPDSNREKKRTLLQFLSDHFHDVQTLREYLLQKQISKVSMENRSYRKIQERYGPYITGQPQPPKHWAFRHVVVPTSAPTLMLSNIGLVVSCVKGFQGRDWIRPNDRGHSIAELQKVPVEAVDASGCAINYQGLSNLLPLKELQFLSLQRCPNLDDWCLSRLYLLAGSLQELSLAGCPRISERGLACLHHLQNLRRLDISDLPAVSHPGLTQILVEEMLPHCEVLGVDWAKSLKLGPDDQPPDTSSPLSS
- the Dmac2 gene encoding distal membrane-arm assembly complex protein 2 isoform X4, which codes for MRFLHLGAREWHGRARGTHSMSGLATPDSNREKKRTLLQFLSDHFHDVQTLREYLLQKQISKVSMENRSYRKIQERYGPYITGAQFILKQGGAVKFQGRDWIRPNDRGHSIAELQKVPVEAVDASGCAINYQGLSNLLPLKELQFLSLQRCPNLDDWCLSRLYLLAGSLQELSLAGCPRISERGLACLHHLQNLRRLDISDLPAVSHPGLTQILVEEMLPHCEVLGVDWAKSLKLGPDDQPPDTSSPLSS
- the Dmac2 gene encoding distal membrane-arm assembly complex protein 2 isoform X5, coding for MAAPRAFLHLGAREWHGRARGTHSMSGLATPDSNREKKRTLLQFLSDHFHDVQTLREYLLQKQISKVSMENRSYRKIQERYGPYITGAQFILKQGGAVKNLRRLDISDLPAVSHPGLTQILVEEMLPHCEVLGVDWAKSLKLGPDDQPPDTSSPLSS
- the Dmac2 gene encoding distal membrane-arm assembly complex protein 2 isoform X6; the encoded protein is MAAPRAFLHLGAREWHGRARGTHSMSGLATPDSNREKKRTLLQFLSDHFHDVQTLREYLLQKQISKVSMENRSYRKIQERYGPYITGAQFILKQGGAVKSWLAVSLARLASSGFSERSCFKTQWEST
- the B3gnt8 gene encoding UDP-GlcNAc:betaGal beta-1,3-N-acetylglucosaminyltransferase 8 isoform X1, which encodes MRCRKCQLCLSALLTLLGLKVYIEWTSESWLKKAEPRGALPSPTPPSAEPTLPTNLSARLGQTGPLSSAYWNQQQRQLGVLPSSDCQTWGSVAASEILDFILYPQDLRRFLLSAACRSFPLWLPAGEGSPVASCSDKDVPYLLLAVKSEPGHFAARQAVRETWGSPVAGTRLLFLLGSPLGMGGPDLTSLVTWESRRYGDLLLWDFLDVPYNRTLKDLLLLTWLSHHCPKVSFVLQVQDNAFVHIPALLEHLQALPPTWARSLYLGEVFTQAKPLRKPGGPFYVPKTFFEGDYPAYASGGGYVISGRLAPWLLQAAARVAPFPFDDVYTGFCFRALGLAPRAHPGFLTAWPAERTRDPCAVRGLLLVHPVSPQDTIWLWRHLWVPELRC
- the Dmac2 gene encoding distal membrane-arm assembly complex protein 2, with translation MAAPRAFLHLGAREWHGRARGTHSMSGLATPDSNREKKRTLLQFLSDHFHDVQTLREYLLQKQISKVSMENRSYRKIQERYGPYITGAQFILKQGGAVKFQGRDWIRPNDRGHSIAELQKVPVEAVDASGCAINYQGLSNLLPLKELQFLSLQRCPNLDDWCLSRLYLLAGSLQELSLAGCPRISERGLACLHHLQNLRRLDISDLPAVSHPGLTQILVEEMLPHCEVLGVDWAKSLKLGPDDQPPDTSSPLSS